A single Pseudomonas sp. MM223 DNA region contains:
- the sasA_6 gene encoding Adaptive-response sensory-kinase SasA (*Name sasA_6) — protein MKWPRTLASRLALIFFTGLVLAYGLSFGLQAYERYISSRSMMLSNLEQDVATSVAILDRLPAAERAAWLPRLERRTYRYRLDHGLAGEAMPSSDPPMAAESIVKAIGSDYRLTFQDIPGPNAHFQAHLRLADGAPLTIDVTPSPVPVARWLPMVLLIQLAVLLLCTWLAVHLAIGPLTRLARAVDNLDPDKPGVQLDESGPREVRYAAVAFNALQARITAHLKERMQLLAAISHDLQTPITRMKLRVEVMDEGVEKDKLWSDLGEMEHLVREGVAYARSMDTSTEAPCRVNLDAFLDSLVFDYQDSGAQVQRHGSTGSLLETRPHALRRVLVNLVDNALKFAGAAELEVCREGDMTVIRVLDNGPGIPGDELDEVLKPFYRVEGSRNRSTGGTGLGLAIAHQLIQAMGGRLTLSNRDSGGLCARIELS, from the coding sequence ATGAAGTGGCCACGCACCCTCGCCTCACGCCTGGCGCTGATCTTCTTCACCGGCCTGGTGTTGGCCTACGGTTTGTCGTTTGGCCTGCAGGCCTACGAGCGCTACATCAGCAGCCGCTCGATGATGCTCAGCAACCTGGAGCAAGACGTGGCCACTTCGGTGGCCATCCTTGACCGCCTGCCTGCGGCCGAGCGTGCCGCCTGGCTGCCGCGCCTGGAGCGGCGTACCTACCGCTACCGCCTCGACCACGGCCTGGCCGGCGAGGCAATGCCCAGCAGCGACCCGCCCATGGCCGCCGAGTCGATCGTCAAGGCCATCGGCAGCGACTACCGCCTGACCTTTCAGGACATCCCCGGCCCGAATGCTCACTTCCAGGCACACCTGAGGCTGGCTGACGGCGCACCGCTGACCATCGACGTCACCCCGTCGCCGGTCCCGGTGGCCCGCTGGTTGCCCATGGTATTGCTGATACAGCTGGCCGTCCTGTTGCTGTGCACGTGGTTGGCAGTGCACCTGGCCATAGGCCCTCTCACCCGCCTGGCCCGCGCGGTGGACAACCTCGACCCGGACAAGCCCGGCGTACAGCTGGATGAAAGCGGCCCGCGCGAGGTGCGCTACGCCGCAGTGGCCTTCAACGCATTGCAGGCGCGCATTACCGCCCACCTGAAAGAACGCATGCAGTTGCTGGCGGCCATTTCTCACGACCTGCAAACGCCGATCACACGCATGAAGCTGCGTGTCGAGGTGATGGACGAAGGGGTCGAGAAGGACAAGCTGTGGAGCGACCTGGGCGAAATGGAGCACCTGGTGCGCGAAGGCGTCGCGTACGCCCGCAGCATGGATACCAGCACTGAGGCCCCGTGCAGGGTCAACCTCGATGCCTTCCTCGACAGCCTGGTGTTCGACTACCAGGACAGCGGCGCCCAGGTACAGCGCCATGGCAGCACCGGCAGCCTGCTGGAAACCCGCCCGCATGCCCTGCGCCGCGTGCTGGTCAACCTTGTGGACAACGCCCTCAAGTTTGCCGGCGCTGCCGAACTGGAAGTGTGCCGCGAGGGCGATATGACCGTGATCCGTGTGCTCGACAACGGGCCCGGTATTCCAGGCGACGAGCTCGACGAAGTGCTCAAGCCGTTCTACCGAGTGGAAGGTTCACGCAATCGCAGCACTGGCGGTACCGGGCTGGGGCTGGCCATTGCCCACCAGCTGATCCAGGCCATGGGGGGGCGGCTGACCCTGAGCAACCGCGACAGCGGCGGGCTGTGCGCGCGGATCGAACTCAGCTGA
- the ompR_7 gene encoding Transcriptional regulatory protein OmpR (*Name ompR_7): MEHVDHILIVDDDREIRELVGNYLKKNGLRTSIVADGRQMRAFLEANSVDLIVLDIMMPGDDGLLLCRELRAGKHRNTPVLMLTARNDETDRIIGLEMGADDYLTKPFSARELLARINAVLRRTRMLPPNLTISESSRLLRFGQWRLDTTARHLLDNEGTLVALSGAEYRLLRVFLDHPQRVLSREQLLNLTQGREADLFDRSIDLLVSRLRQRLGDDAREPSCIKTVRSEGYVFSLPVQLLESPS, translated from the coding sequence ATGGAACACGTCGATCACATCCTGATCGTCGACGACGACCGCGAGATCCGCGAACTGGTCGGCAACTACCTGAAGAAGAACGGTTTGCGCACCAGCATCGTCGCCGACGGCCGGCAGATGCGTGCCTTCCTCGAAGCCAACAGCGTCGACCTGATCGTCCTCGACATCATGATGCCCGGCGACGATGGCCTGCTGCTGTGCCGCGAACTGCGCGCCGGCAAGCACCGCAACACGCCCGTGTTGATGCTGACGGCCCGCAACGATGAAACCGACCGCATCATCGGCCTGGAAATGGGCGCCGACGATTACCTGACCAAGCCGTTCTCGGCCCGCGAACTGCTCGCCCGCATCAATGCCGTGCTGCGCCGCACGCGCATGCTGCCGCCCAACCTCACCATCAGCGAGAGCAGCCGCCTGCTGCGCTTCGGCCAATGGCGGCTGGACACCACCGCGCGCCACTTGCTCGACAACGAAGGCACGCTGGTAGCCCTGAGTGGCGCCGAGTACCGCCTGTTGCGCGTGTTTCTCGACCACCCGCAGCGGGTGCTAAGCCGCGAACAGCTGCTCAACCTGACCCAGGGCCGCGAAGCCGACCTGTTCGACCGCTCCATCGACCTGCTGGTCAGCCGCCTGCGCCAGCGCCTGGGCGACGACGCCCGCGAGCCCAGCTGCATCAAGACCGTGCGCAGCGAGGGCTATGTATTTTCGCTGCCGGTGCAACTGCTTGAGTCGCCGTCATGA
- the dipZ gene encoding Protein DipZ (*Name dipZ) has translation MTIDRRLMLKVGGIALALSGLGLAGHLMARDSYGAMPSLSGASQWINSTPLDGPALKGKVVLVDFWTWDCINCQRSLPHVNDWARRYADQGLVVVGVHTPEYDYEHDVGTLRHKVAGLGIGYPVAVDNDHKVWNAWGNQFWPAHYFVDRKGQVRHVHFGEGDYGGQEQVIQALLDEKG, from the coding sequence ATGACAATTGATCGCCGCTTGATGTTGAAGGTGGGGGGCATTGCGTTGGCGCTGAGTGGGCTGGGTTTGGCCGGGCACCTGATGGCCCGTGACAGCTACGGCGCGATGCCGTCGCTGTCGGGGGCCAGTCAATGGATCAACTCGACCCCGCTGGATGGGCCAGCGCTCAAGGGCAAGGTGGTGCTGGTGGACTTCTGGACCTGGGACTGCATCAACTGCCAGCGCAGCCTGCCCCATGTGAACGACTGGGCGCGGCGTTATGCCGATCAGGGGCTGGTGGTGGTGGGCGTGCATACGCCGGAGTACGACTACGAACACGATGTGGGCACCCTGCGTCACAAGGTGGCCGGGTTGGGTATTGGTTACCCGGTGGCGGTGGACAACGACCATAAGGTGTGGAATGCCTGGGGCAACCAGTTCTGGCCGGCGCATTACTTTGTCGACCGCAAGGGGCAGGTGCGCCATGTGCACTTTGGCGAGGGGGATTATGGCGGGCAGGAGCAGGTGATACAGGCGTTGCTGGATGAGAAAGGGTGA
- the aroE_3 gene encoding Quinate/shikimate dehydrogenase (NAD(+)) (*Name aroE_3) has translation MSQHAILAGLIGRGIQLSRTPALHEHEGDAQALRYLYRLIDADQLQLEDSALPGLLDAAQHTGFTGLNITYPFKQSILPLLDELSDEARGIGAVNTVVLKDGKRVGHNTDCLGFAEGLRRGLPDVARRQVVQMGAGGAGSAVAHALLGEGVEQLVLFEVDAARAQALVDNLNGHFGAGRAVLGTDLAAAVAEADGLVNTTPVGMAKLPGTPLPVELLHARLWVAEIIYFPLETELLRAARALGCRTLDGSNMAVFQAVKAFELFSGRQADAARMQAHFASFT, from the coding sequence ATGAGCCAGCACGCCATCCTTGCCGGCCTGATCGGCCGCGGCATCCAGCTGTCGCGTACCCCTGCCCTGCACGAACACGAAGGTGACGCCCAGGCCCTGCGCTACCTGTATCGGCTGATCGATGCCGACCAGTTGCAACTGGAGGACAGCGCCCTGCCCGGCCTGCTCGACGCCGCGCAGCACACCGGTTTTACCGGATTGAACATCACCTACCCGTTCAAGCAGTCGATCCTGCCGCTGCTCGACGAACTGTCAGACGAAGCCCGTGGCATCGGCGCGGTGAATACCGTGGTGCTCAAGGACGGCAAGCGCGTCGGCCATAACACCGACTGCCTGGGCTTTGCCGAAGGCTTGCGCCGCGGCCTGCCCGACGTGGCTCGGCGCCAGGTGGTGCAGATGGGTGCCGGTGGCGCCGGTTCGGCCGTGGCCCACGCCCTGCTGGGTGAGGGGGTCGAGCAATTGGTGCTGTTTGAAGTGGACGCGGCCCGCGCGCAAGCGCTGGTAGACAACCTGAATGGCCATTTTGGCGCTGGTCGTGCCGTGCTCGGCACCGACCTGGCCGCGGCCGTGGCCGAGGCAGACGGGCTGGTCAACACCACCCCGGTAGGCATGGCCAAGCTGCCGGGCACACCGTTGCCGGTCGAGCTGCTGCATGCGCGCTTGTGGGTCGCAGAAATCATCTACTTCCCGCTGGAAACCGAATTGCTGCGCGCGGCTCGGGCACTGGGTTGCCGCACGCTGGATGGCAGCAACATGGCGGTGTTTCAGGCGGTAAAGGCGTTCGAGCTGTTCAGCGGGCGCCAGGCAGATGCGGCTCGGATGCAGGCGCACTTTGCCAGCTTTACCTGA
- the aroQ1_2 gene encoding 3-dehydroquinate dehydratase 1 (*Name aroQ1_2), whose product MKPLILVLNGPNLNMLGTREPAQYGHETLADLAQSHADTAHEGELIDWIHAARGRCAGIVINPGAWTHTSVAIRDALVASELPVIEVHLSNVHKREPFRHLSFVSSIAVGVICGLGSHGYRMALNHFAEMFQERTA is encoded by the coding sequence ATGAAGCCCCTTATTCTCGTGCTCAACGGCCCCAACCTGAACATGCTGGGTACCCGCGAGCCTGCCCAATATGGCCACGAAACCCTTGCTGACCTGGCCCAGAGCCATGCCGATACTGCCCACGAAGGCGAACTGATCGACTGGATTCACGCCGCCCGCGGCCGCTGCGCCGGTATCGTGATCAACCCCGGCGCCTGGACCCATACCTCGGTGGCCATCCGCGATGCCCTGGTGGCCAGCGAACTGCCGGTCATCGAAGTGCACTTGTCCAACGTGCACAAGCGCGAACCGTTCCGCCACCTGTCCTTCGTATCGTCCATCGCCGTAGGCGTGATCTGCGGCCTGGGCAGCCATGGCTACCGCATGGCCCTCAACCACTTTGCCGAAATGTTCCAGGAGCGCACGGCATGA
- the czcC_2 gene encoding Cobalt-zinc-cadmium resistance protein CzcC (*Name czcC_2), giving the protein MWGRCAPFRGARPLLQVICVSTRALQNCNFPATTPISTAFYSASPTRVDEDLFVPIPRKIALLCLLLASATSAQASQSLSLPQALAAAFDQNPELAAAGREIGIADGERRQAGLIPNPELAWEVEDTRRDTSTTTVTLSQPLELGGKRGARIAVAGTGQAIAQLGLEQQRNGLRADVVQAFHAALRAQTALELAQQSQALTERGLRVVQGRVTAGQSSPVEATRAQVQLAQAQAEVRRAQTQRGVAYQALARLTGSPLASFGQLQAANLSPGVAPSADALLERVEQTAEWRLAAAQVERGDASLGSEKAQRIPNLTVSLGSQYSREDRERVNVVGLSMPLPLFDRNQGNVLAAARRADQARDLRNAVELRLRSETRSAVSQWHTAMQEVEAYDRTILPSAQQAVDTATRGFEMGKFAFLDVLDAQRTLIEARGLYLEALASATDARAQVERIYGDLDGLSTKLNSRSNND; this is encoded by the coding sequence ATGTGGGGCCGCTGCGCGCCCTTTCGCGGCGCAAGGCCGCTCCTACAAGTGATCTGTGTCTCTACGCGTGCATTACAGAATTGTAATTTTCCCGCCACCACCCCGATAAGCACGGCTTTCTACAGTGCCTCGCCTACACGCGTCGACGAGGATTTGTTCGTGCCCATCCCCCGCAAGATCGCCTTGCTCTGCCTGCTGCTGGCCAGTGCCACCAGCGCCCAGGCCAGCCAGAGCCTGAGCCTGCCCCAGGCGCTCGCCGCCGCCTTTGACCAAAACCCGGAGCTGGCTGCTGCCGGCCGGGAAATCGGCATTGCCGACGGCGAGCGGCGCCAGGCCGGGTTGATCCCCAACCCAGAGCTCGCCTGGGAGGTCGAGGACACCCGCCGCGATACCAGCACCACCACGGTCACCCTCAGCCAGCCGCTGGAACTGGGCGGCAAGCGTGGCGCACGTATTGCGGTGGCCGGCACCGGCCAGGCCATTGCCCAACTGGGCCTGGAGCAACAGCGCAATGGCCTGCGTGCCGATGTGGTGCAGGCCTTTCATGCAGCCTTGCGCGCGCAGACCGCGCTGGAGCTGGCGCAGCAATCACAGGCGTTGACCGAGCGCGGGCTGCGCGTGGTGCAGGGGCGGGTGACCGCTGGCCAGTCCTCGCCGGTGGAGGCCACCCGTGCCCAGGTGCAACTGGCCCAGGCCCAGGCTGAAGTGCGCCGTGCACAGACCCAGCGCGGTGTGGCCTACCAGGCCTTGGCACGCCTGACCGGCAGCCCGTTGGCAAGCTTCGGCCAGTTGCAGGCGGCCAACCTTTCGCCTGGCGTCGCGCCCAGCGCCGACGCCTTGCTTGAACGGGTCGAACAAACGGCCGAATGGCGTCTGGCTGCTGCCCAGGTCGAGCGCGGCGACGCGTCCCTGGGGTCGGAAAAGGCTCAGCGTATTCCCAACCTCACCGTCAGCCTCGGCAGCCAGTACAGCCGAGAAGACCGCGAGCGGGTGAATGTGGTTGGCCTGTCCATGCCATTGCCGTTGTTCGACCGCAACCAGGGCAACGTGCTGGCAGCCGCACGCCGTGCCGACCAGGCACGTGACCTGCGCAACGCCGTGGAGTTGCGCTTGCGCAGTGAAACCCGCAGCGCCGTCAGCCAGTGGCACACGGCGATGCAGGAGGTGGAGGCCTACGACCGCACCATCTTGCCGTCTGCACAGCAGGCCGTGGACACCGCCACCCGTGGTTTTGAAATGGGCAAGTTCGCCTTTCTCGATGTACTCGACGCCCAGCGCACGTTGATCGAGGCCCGCGGGCTGTACCTGGAGGCCCTGGCTTCGGCGACCGACGCGCGGGCGCAGGTCGAGCGGATCTATGGCGACCTCGATGGCCTGAGCACAAAATTGAACAGCAGGAGCAACAATGACTAA
- the czcB_2 gene encoding Cobalt-zinc-cadmium resistance protein CzcB (*Name czcB_2) — MTNPRKIALLVAAMAALGLGGLAWTGNLGQASKAESRHDDHGEDSHGHGAEKAAQGHAEEGHGDEEGQLHLSIAQIEAAGVQLATAGPRELGTAFSFPGEIRFDEDRTAHVVPRVPGVVEVVQAELGQAVKRGQVLAVIASQQISDLRSEQQAAQRRLELARLTFQREQQLWQERISAEQDYLQARQALQEAEIALANARQKVAAVGPAGAGNRYELRAPFDAVVVEKHLSVGEVVDETSNAFTLSDLSRVWATFAVAPRDLDKVVTGRTVTVSAPDLGAQVEGKVNYVGSLLGEQNRAATVRATLANPNGAWRPGLFVNIAVSVERFNATVVVPESALQTWEEQTVVFARTEEGFEARPVKAGRRDAGQVEITSGLAAGTQVAAAGSFVLKSELGKGSAEHSH; from the coding sequence ATGACTAACCCACGCAAGATAGCCCTTCTGGTCGCCGCCATGGCCGCGCTCGGCCTGGGAGGCCTGGCCTGGACCGGTAACCTTGGCCAGGCATCGAAGGCAGAGTCCCGGCATGACGATCATGGTGAAGACAGCCACGGCCACGGTGCCGAGAAGGCTGCACAAGGCCATGCAGAGGAAGGGCATGGCGACGAAGAGGGCCAGTTGCACTTGTCCATCGCCCAGATCGAGGCCGCCGGTGTGCAGCTGGCTACCGCCGGCCCTCGTGAGTTGGGCACCGCCTTCAGCTTCCCGGGGGAAATTCGCTTCGACGAAGACCGCACGGCTCACGTGGTGCCGCGTGTACCCGGTGTGGTCGAGGTGGTGCAGGCCGAACTGGGCCAGGCGGTGAAGCGCGGCCAGGTACTGGCGGTGATCGCCAGTCAGCAAATTTCTGACTTGCGCAGCGAGCAACAGGCCGCCCAGCGCCGCCTGGAGCTGGCGCGCCTGACCTTCCAGCGCGAGCAGCAGTTATGGCAGGAGCGCATCAGCGCCGAGCAGGATTACCTGCAGGCGCGCCAGGCACTGCAGGAGGCCGAGATTGCCTTGGCCAACGCCAGGCAGAAGGTCGCCGCCGTGGGCCCGGCCGGCGCTGGCAACCGTTATGAACTGCGCGCGCCGTTCGATGCGGTGGTGGTGGAAAAGCACCTGAGCGTGGGCGAGGTGGTCGATGAGACCAGCAACGCCTTCACCTTGTCTGACCTGAGCCGGGTCTGGGCCACCTTTGCCGTCGCCCCACGTGACTTGGACAAGGTGGTGACCGGCCGCACTGTCACGGTCAGCGCACCCGACCTGGGCGCCCAGGTCGAGGGCAAGGTCAACTATGTCGGCAGCCTGCTCGGCGAGCAGAACCGCGCCGCCACGGTCCGCGCTACGTTGGCCAACCCCAACGGCGCCTGGCGCCCCGGGCTGTTCGTCAATATCGCGGTCAGCGTCGAGCGCTTCAATGCCACCGTGGTGGTGCCTGAAAGCGCCCTGCAAACCTGGGAAGAACAGACGGTTGTGTTTGCGCGCACCGAGGAAGGCTTCGAGGCACGCCCGGTGAAGGCCGGCCGCCGCGACGCCGGCCAGGTGGAAATTACCAGCGGCTTGGCCGCCGGTACCCAGGTAGCCGCCGCTGGCAGCTTTGTCCTCAAGTCGGAACTGGGCAAGGGCTCGGCCGAGCATAGCCATTGA
- the czcA_3 gene encoding Cobalt-zinc-cadmium resistance protein CzcA (*Name czcA_3), whose product MFERLIQFAIEQRLVVMLAVVLMAAVGIHSYQKLPIDAVPDITNVQVQINTAAPGYSPLETEQRITFAIETAMAGLPGLKQTRSLSRSGLSQVTVIFDDGTDLFFARQLVNERLQVAREQLPEGIEAGMGPISTGLGEIFLWTVEAEQGALKEDGTPYTPTDLRVIQDWIIKPQLRNVPGVAEVNSIGGHAKQYLIAPEPKRLAAYKLTLNDLIAALERNNANVGAGYIERNGEQLLIRAPGQVASAEDIANIVISSVDGTPIRVSHVAEVGLGEEMRSGAATENGREVVLGTVFMLIGENSRTVSQAVAAKLVEINRNLPKGVVAVTVYDRTNLVEKAIATVKKNLVEGAILVIAVLFLFLGNIRAALITAMVIPLSMLFTFTGMFSNKVSANLMSLGALDFGIIVDGAVVIVENAIRRLAHAQQRHGRMLTRSERFHEVFAAAREARRPLIYGQLIIMVVYLPIFALTGVEGKMFHPMAFTVVMALLGAMILSVTFVPAAIALFVTGKVKEEEGLVMRTARQRYAPVLAWVLGRRKLAFAAAATLVVLSGVMASRMGSEFIPSLSEGDFALQALRVPGTSLTQSVDMQQRLEQAIIAQVPEVERVFARTGTAEIASDPMPPNISDAYVMLRPREQWVDPGKPRDELIAEVQRAAASVPGSNYELSQPIQLRFNELISGVRSDVAVKLFGDDMDVLNRTAAQIASSLQGVAGASEVKVEQTTGLPVLTIDIDRDKAARHGLNVGDVQDAIAIAVGGRTAGTLYEGDRRFDMVVRLPETLRTDVDGLSSLLIPVPASAAAGAAQIGFIPLSQVATLNLQLGPNQVSREDGKRVVVVSANVRGRDLGSFVEDAEQTLIQQVQIPPGYWTRWGGQFEQLQSATERLQVVVPVALLLVMALLLMMFNNLRDGLLVFTGIPFALTGGVLALWLRDIPLSISAGVGFIALSGVAVLNGLVMIAFIRSLREEGRPLRVAVEEGALTRLRPVLMTALVASLGFIPMALATGTGAEVQRPLATVVIGGILYSTALTLLVLPALYQWAYRREEQQEGLRIWGRCAALSRHKAAPTGTASAGT is encoded by the coding sequence ATGTTCGAACGCCTGATCCAATTCGCCATCGAGCAGCGCCTGGTGGTGATGCTGGCCGTGGTCCTGATGGCCGCGGTGGGTATCCACAGCTACCAGAAACTGCCAATCGACGCTGTACCGGACATCACCAACGTTCAGGTACAGATCAACACCGCCGCGCCCGGCTACTCGCCGCTGGAGACCGAGCAGCGCATCACCTTTGCCATCGAGACTGCCATGGCCGGCCTGCCCGGGCTGAAGCAGACCCGCTCGCTGTCGCGTTCGGGCCTGTCGCAGGTCACGGTGATTTTCGATGATGGCACCGACCTGTTCTTCGCCCGCCAGCTGGTCAACGAGCGCCTGCAAGTGGCTCGGGAGCAATTGCCCGAAGGGATAGAAGCGGGCATGGGGCCGATTTCCACCGGGCTGGGCGAAATCTTCCTGTGGACCGTAGAAGCCGAGCAGGGCGCACTGAAGGAGGATGGCACCCCCTACACCCCGACTGACCTACGGGTGATACAGGACTGGATCATCAAGCCGCAGCTGCGCAATGTACCGGGGGTGGCCGAGGTGAACAGCATCGGTGGCCATGCAAAGCAGTACCTGATTGCACCGGAGCCCAAGCGGCTGGCGGCCTACAAGCTCACTTTGAACGACCTGATCGCGGCACTGGAGCGTAACAACGCCAACGTGGGTGCCGGTTACATCGAACGCAATGGCGAGCAGTTGCTGATCCGGGCGCCGGGCCAGGTGGCCTCGGCCGAAGACATCGCCAATATCGTCATTTCCAGCGTCGACGGCACGCCGATCCGCGTCAGCCACGTTGCCGAGGTTGGCCTGGGCGAAGAAATGCGCTCAGGCGCGGCCACCGAAAACGGCCGGGAGGTGGTGCTGGGCACGGTGTTCATGCTGATTGGCGAGAACAGCCGCACGGTGTCCCAGGCCGTTGCCGCCAAACTGGTCGAGATCAACCGCAACCTGCCCAAGGGGGTAGTGGCGGTGACCGTGTACGACCGCACTAACCTGGTGGAAAAAGCCATCGCCACGGTGAAGAAAAACCTGGTTGAAGGCGCCATTCTGGTCATCGCCGTGCTGTTCCTGTTCCTGGGCAACATCCGCGCCGCGCTGATCACCGCCATGGTCATCCCCCTGTCGATGCTGTTTACCTTTACCGGCATGTTCAGCAACAAGGTCAGTGCCAACCTGATGAGCCTGGGGGCGCTGGACTTCGGCATCATCGTCGACGGCGCGGTGGTGATCGTGGAAAACGCCATCCGCCGCCTGGCCCATGCCCAGCAACGCCATGGCCGCATGCTGACCCGCAGCGAACGCTTCCATGAAGTGTTCGCTGCCGCCCGCGAGGCGCGCCGGCCGTTGATCTACGGCCAGTTGATCATCATGGTGGTGTACCTGCCGATCTTTGCCCTGACCGGGGTCGAGGGCAAGATGTTCCACCCCATGGCCTTTACCGTGGTCATGGCACTGCTCGGCGCGATGATTCTTTCGGTCACGTTCGTGCCGGCGGCCATTGCGCTGTTCGTCACCGGCAAGGTCAAGGAAGAAGAAGGCCTGGTGATGCGCACGGCGCGCCAGCGCTATGCCCCGGTGCTGGCCTGGGTGCTGGGCCGGCGCAAGCTGGCGTTTGCCGCTGCGGCTACTCTGGTGGTGCTGTCCGGGGTCATGGCCAGCCGCATGGGCAGCGAGTTCATCCCCAGCCTCAGCGAGGGCGACTTTGCCTTGCAGGCCCTGCGCGTACCGGGTACCAGCCTGACGCAGTCGGTGGACATGCAGCAGCGCCTGGAGCAGGCGATCATCGCCCAAGTGCCGGAAGTGGAGCGGGTGTTTGCCCGTACCGGCACCGCCGAAATCGCCTCCGACCCGATGCCACCGAACATCTCCGACGCCTATGTGATGTTGCGCCCACGCGAGCAGTGGGTAGACCCAGGCAAGCCGCGTGACGAACTGATTGCCGAGGTACAACGGGCTGCCGCCAGCGTACCAGGTAGCAACTACGAGCTGTCGCAGCCGATTCAGTTGCGTTTCAACGAACTTATTTCCGGGGTGCGCAGCGATGTGGCGGTGAAGTTGTTCGGTGATGACATGGACGTGCTCAACCGCACCGCCGCGCAGATCGCCAGCAGCCTGCAGGGTGTAGCGGGTGCGTCCGAGGTGAAGGTCGAGCAGACCACCGGCCTGCCGGTGCTGACCATCGACATCGACCGCGACAAGGCGGCCCGCCATGGCCTGAACGTGGGCGATGTGCAGGACGCCATCGCGATTGCCGTGGGTGGCCGCACGGCAGGCACGCTGTATGAAGGCGACCGGCGTTTCGACATGGTGGTGCGCCTGCCTGAAACCTTGCGCACGGATGTGGACGGGCTTTCCAGCTTGCTGATTCCGGTACCGGCCAGTGCTGCCGCGGGTGCTGCGCAAATCGGCTTTATCCCGCTGTCGCAGGTGGCCACGTTGAACCTGCAACTGGGGCCTAACCAGGTCAGCCGCGAGGATGGCAAGCGGGTGGTAGTGGTCAGTGCCAATGTACGGGGGCGAGACCTGGGCTCGTTCGTGGAGGATGCCGAGCAGACGCTGATCCAGCAGGTGCAGATTCCGCCGGGTTACTGGACGCGCTGGGGTGGCCAGTTTGAACAGTTGCAATCGGCAACCGAACGCCTGCAGGTGGTGGTGCCGGTGGCGTTGCTGCTGGTCATGGCACTGTTGCTGATGATGTTCAACAACCTCAGGGATGGCCTGCTGGTGTTCACCGGTATTCCGTTTGCCCTGACTGGCGGGGTGCTGGCGCTGTGGTTGCGGGACATTCCGCTTTCCATTTCTGCAGGCGTGGGCTTCATTGCCCTGTCGGGGGTGGCGGTGCTGAACGGGCTGGTGATGATCGCCTTTATCCGCAGCCTGCGCGAAGAAGGGCGCCCGCTGCGTGTGGCGGTTGAAGAAGGCGCTTTGACGCGCTTGCGGCCGGTGCTGATGACGGCGCTGGTGGCTTCGCTGGGGTTCATTCCGATGGCCTTGGCCACGGGGACCGGAGCGGAGGTGCAGCGGCCGTTGGCGACGGTGGTGATTGGCGGGATTCTGTATTCCACCGCGCTGACGTTGCTGGTGTTGCCGGCGTTGTATCAGTGGGCGTATCGGCGCGAAGAGCAGCAGGAGGGGCTGAGAATTTGGGGCCGCTGTGCGGCCCTTTCGCGGCACAAGGCCGCTCCTACAGGGACCGCGTCAGCCGGAACATGA